A single window of Apium graveolens cultivar Ventura unplaced genomic scaffold, ASM990537v1 ctg164, whole genome shotgun sequence DNA harbors:
- the LOC141700031 gene encoding filament-like plant protein, producing the protein MEKRSWLWKKKSSEKSPGDTDSSGSISSHSERYSGEQETLKEYSNLFSQSPEVTTKFAVPNGEVNDGIKILTEKLSAALVNVGAKEDLVKQHANVAEEAIAGWEKAENEVLVIKQQLEAAVQQNLGLEVRVNHLDSALKECVRQLRQAKEEQDQRIHDALAEKSNEWDTTRNKLESELLKLQNQVREVEDKDPVRIDTGAHLKLKSLEKENAALKLELVYLSEELEIRTIERDLSTQAAEMASKQQLESIKKVAKLEAECRRLQVGVRKSLLVNVHKSPAASSLSVESLADSQSDNGERIKALDVDEYKIRGIDATVGDKSCSDSWASALIAELDHFKAEKTSSKNLTSYSLDIDIMDDFLEMERLAALPEAEDKTCDIESESVSCQTNNTESSLRDEVKTRNQRLAELEEKLQQIEAEKESIVCRANETEIMLRVKLDTVTQRVAVLEDKLEKIEAEKAELANALIASNDSVEHSKAQLTETETRLEQLQKELNMMNESRDLLEYQLVGMEAEICTMTKEVDTLQLDIEKERNLSADMVVKCQELEHELIRKSREAELHQEKSSDGDLKLKQEDLVVAADKLAECQKTIASLGRQLKSLATLEDFLTDTQNVPRLRRGESAVPPAVGAEPWKLHSNETFLPRRDPGSELSGEIPTPVMNGNTKESSASASSSSSSDASLNHSSSGKSKNGFGKFFSRSKSGVQLENYHQGQN; encoded by the exons ATGGAAAAAAGAAGCTGGTTATGGAAGAAGAAATCTTCCGAAAAAAGTCCGGGAGATACAGACAGTTCAGGATCGATATCTTCACATTCTGAGCGATACTCCGGTGAACAG GAGACACTAAAGGAATACTCGAATCTTTTTTCTCAATCACCAGAAGTCACCACAAAATTTGCTGTTCCAAATGGAGAAGTTAATGATGGTATTAAGATTTTAACAGAGAAATTATCGGCTGCCCTTGTAAATGTTGGTGCCAAAGAAGACTTAGTTAAGCAGCACGCTAATGTCGCCGAAGAAGCTATTGCAG GCTGGGAAAAGGCAGAAAATGAAGTTTTAGTCATTAAGCAACAACTTGAGGCAGCAGTTCAGCAGAACCTGGGTCTGGAAGTTAGAGTGAATCATCTTGACAGTGCTCTCAAAGAATGTGTCAGGCAGCTAAGACAAGCAAAAGAAGAACAGGATCAGAGAATCCATGATGCTTTGGCAGAAAAATCGAATGAATGGGACACCACAAGAAATAAGCTTGAAAGCGAGCTCCTTAAGCTTCAGAACCAGGTCAGGGAAGTTGAGGATAAAGATCCCGTTCGTATTGATACTGGTGCTCACCTTAAGTTGAAGTCCTTAGAGAAGGAAAATGCAGCCCTCAAACTCGAACTTGTATATCTTTCGGAGGAGTTGGAAATCAGAACCATTGAGAGGGACTTGAGCACACAGGCAGCGGAAATGGCTAGCAAGCAACAGTTAGAGAGCATAAAGAAGGTAGCAAAGCTTGAGGCTGAGTGCCGTAGGCTGCAAGTTGGAGTACGGAAGTCATTATTGGTTAATGTGCACAAGTCCCCAGCTGCGTCGTCCTTGTCTGTTGAATCTCTGGCAGATAGTCAATCAGATAATGGCGAACGGATTAAAGCTTTGGATGTTGATGAGTACAAGATAAGGGGGATAGATGCCACTGTTGGTGATAAAAGCTGCTCTGACTCTTGGGCATCAGCCTTAATTGCCGAGCTTGATCATTTCAAGGCTGAGAAAACTTCAAGTAAAAATCTGACATCCTATTCTCTTGACATCGACATTATGGATGATTTTTTGGAAATGGAGCGACTTGCTGCACTTCCTGAGGCCGAGGACAAAACCTGTGACATTGAATCAGAATCTGTTTCCTGTCAAACAAATAATACAGAGAGCTCGTTGAGGGATGAAGTAAAAACCAGAAATCAACGTCTTGCTGAATTGGAGGAGAAGTTGCAGCAGATAGAAGCTGAGAAAGAGTCCATTGTTTGTCGAGCAAATGAAACTGAGATTATGTTAAGGGTAAAACTAGACACCGTAACTCAACGCGTCGCTGTATTGGAAGATAAGCTGGAGAAGATAGAAGCCGAGAAAGCAGAACTGGCGAATGCCTTGATTGCCAGTAATGACTCTGTTGAACATTCCAAAGCTCAGCTAACAGAAACTGAAACCAGGCTAGAACAGCTgcagaaggagcttaacatgatGAATGAGTCTAGGGATTTACTTGAATATCAACTCGTTGGTATGGAAGCGGAGATATGTACTATGACTAAGGAGGTTGATACCTTACAGTTAGATATTGAAAAAGAGCGCAATCTATCAGCAGATATGGTAGTCAAGTGTCAAGAGTTGGAGCACGAGCTAATTAGAAAAAGTCGGGAAGCCGAGCTTCATCAGGAAAAAAGTTCGGATGGTGACTTGAAACTAAAGCAG GAGGACCTTGTTGTAGCGGCTGACAAACTTGCAGAGTGCCAAAAAACGATAGCATCACTTGGGAGACAGCTGAAGTCTTTAGCAACATTAGAAGACTTTTTGACAGACACACAAAATGTACCTAGACTACGCAGAGGGGAATCTGCGGTGCCTCCAGCAGTTGGAGCAGAGCCATGGAAGCTGCACTCTAACGAAACATTTCTGCCAAGGCGTGACCCTGGTTCAGAATTATCTGGAGAAATTCCGACTCCTGTAATGAATGGTAATACCAAAGAATCATCAGCGTCTGCCTCATCGTCAAGTTCATCGGACGCTTCACTAAACCATTCTAGTTCTGGTAAGAGTAAAAATGGTTTTGGGAAATTCTTTTCACGGAGCAAGAGTGGAGTACAACTTGAAAATTATCATCAAGGACAAAACTGA